CATCAGTCACTAAAATTAGCCAATGATCCCGCTAATGCCTCATAATCGCTAGACAATAGAGAGTCCGACCAGATGGACAAACGGTTCGATGTGGTCAATGCAgcataaaatatgttaaaatcTTTCGAAATTCCTAATTATGTACTAGAGGGAAGAGACCTATAGGCCTATGGGCATTGCCCAACGCAAAGTAGATCATCGCAGATAGTGCCAGCATATTTATGTCTCTATTACCAAAATGATTTATTCATGGGGCCCCATCTGCCGCGATCAAATCTCCGGATCTCCGGATCTCCAAATCATCTGCTGCGATCCGTTGATCTGTTTTGATCTGTTCTCCACGACGTGgctgttattattgttggctCCGCTTATTTATGGGCTTTAAATTGTCTATTAAGGCGACAATGTCGCCCCGCATATTCGCATTGCGATCGCGGctgagaaaacaaaagcaacactCCGAATCTGGGGGCCCTCCTATGACGCTGCCTATGCAAATGCGGTAGATGCCGCTTGGAAACCCGTTTCGCCTTGTGGAAAATTTCTTGGCCCGTGGCCAAGCAAATCAAACCCAACTAAATCATAAGTGTCTGATGGCTAATGTCTGATGTCTAATGTCTACTGTCTAATGTCTAGTGTCTAATGTCTAGTGTCTTATATCTGATGGGATTGCCATGTCGCTTTCAGGTTGCAAGATCAACGGACAGACGGTGGCCGAGGGCCAGGAGGTGGACGCCTCCATCGACGACCGCTGTCTGGTGTGCCAGTGCCGCGGGAACCAGCTGACCTGCTCCAAGAAGACCTGCCCGGTGCTACCGTGTCCCATGTCCAAGCAGATCAAGCGTCCGGACGAGTGCTGTCCACGCTGCCCGCAGAACCACAGCTTTCTACCTGTGCCAGGTGAGTTGTCATAGGAAATGTGTAATATTTATCTTACTGTGTATAATTTGAAGCATACAAAGTTCTTTGGGAATTTTATGCAAAGGAAAACGGAGGcacttaaaaaatacaattaacaaagccataaattccaaaaataatttttaaaaagtgtgatATATTAGCAGGTTATTTATAAAGTCTAGATGTATATATGCACAGGTATATGGAATAGCaaaaataagtatttttactttttaccaATTCTGCTTAAGTCGAGGAAGTAAACACCgtaatatatgaaaaatataaaactatattatatttaccttcttatttatttttacaggTAAATGCCTGTTCAACAAAAGCGTCTATCCGGAGAAGACGCAGTTTATGCCGGACCGGTGTACGAACTGCACCTGCCTGAACGGCACCTCCGTGTGCCAGCGACCCACCTGCCCCATCCTGGAGTGCGCCGCCGAGTTCCAGGAGCCGGATGGCTGCTGTCCCCGCTGCGCCGTGGCCGAGGTGCGGAGCGAGTGCAGCTTGGATGGGGTCGTGTACCAGAACAACGAGACGTGGGACATGGGGCCGTgccgcagctgccgctgcaACGGTGGCACCATCCGGTGTGCCCAGATGCGCTGTCCGGCGGTCAAGTGCCGGGCGAACGAGGAGCTGAAGCAGCCGCCGGGGGAATGTTGCCAGCGGTGCGTGGAGACGGCCGGCACGTGCACCGTCTTTGGGGATCCACACTTCCGCACCTTCGACGGCAAGTTCTTCAGTTTCCAGGGCAGCTGCAAGTATCTACTGGCGTCCGACTGTCTGGGCAAAACGTTCCACATCCGGCTGACGAACGAGGGACGCGGCACGCGGCGTGCCAGCTGGGCCAAAACGGTGACCCTAAATCTGCGAAACTTAAAGGTCAATCTCGGCCAGCGAATGCGGGTCAAGGTGAACGGAACCAGGGTAACGTTGCCCTTCTATGTCACAGCTGGTGGCCAGAACGTGACGATTGAGCGTTTGGCCGACGGCGGCGCAGTGATGCTGAGATCGGAAATGGGCCTGACCCTGGAGTGGAATGGAGCTGGCTTTCTGCAGGTCTCGGTGCCGGCGAAATTCAAGAAAAGACTGTGCGGCCTGTGTGGCAACTTCAATGGCAGTTCGCGTGACGATCTCACGGGGAAGGATGGACGAAGTCATGGCGACGACGAGGTCTGGCACTTTGCCAATTCCTGGAAGGTGGGTGGCCCCAAGTCCTGTTCCCGCAAGCGCGAATTCctcgctgccacgcccacctgcgACAAGCGCAAGTCGAACTTCTACTGCCACCCACTGAGTGTTCCCGCGCTCTTCGGCGAGTGCCACGAGCGGCTGAATCCGGAGAACTACAAGGCCGCCTGCCGCATGGACGTGTGTGAGTGTCCGTCGGGCGACTGCCACTGCGACAGCTTTGCGGCGTACGCCCACGAGTGCCGGCGACTGGGCGTCCAGCTGCCGGACTGGAGGAGCGCCACCAATTGCCCCGCCGGCTGGCGTCGCAATGCCACGTTGTCCAGCTTCAAGGGCAACCAGTTCTACGGCGATCCCAGCTTCAGCCGGTTGAAGGGTCGGCGCCAGAAGAACCACCAGCTgaggctgcagctgcagcaggagcagcagcagcggagcaAACAGGGCCAGAAGGGGCGGCACAAGCCGGGTGGCCACAACCAGCTGGACAGGCAGGGCCACAACGGACTGGACAAGGATCAGCTGCAGAAGGAGTTCATCCTGAAGCACGTGCCCAGCAGTTTCCTCTACCCGCGTGCGCCGGATCGCACGCCGCCGCCCCTCCACTAAGCTAGTTGTCCGTTTAACTTTAGTTACCCATTTAGTTactacacacacacccacactcacacacgcacacgcacattCATGAGCACGCCCATCCACACAGACACTCTCGCGCTGGGGGCCGCCATccatagcatacttttagagGCCCCCAAAAGTGCCAGAGACCTAGTTGGTGGGGAAAACCTAGTTGAATTCGCTCCCATGACAGCCAGGCCACAGTATTACGCTGAACGTCCTCTGGAGTAGGCAGATATAGATAGTCCggatatatatatgatattcagacacacacatagcaTCGAAACTCATCCTGTCGCCATTTTTGTGTAGcctaagttttatttattttagctttaGTAATGGAGTTTTACCCGGAGAGCCTGTTGTTTGTGTGCctgttttgtatttgtatttgtactGCTGTATGTGTGTTTCGTCGCTGcgctaaactaaactaaactgaTCTAAACACTaaactataactataactataactTAAACTAAACCTAAGCTAAGCCTTAGCTAAGTGTACTTAGAAGTTAACGCAGTCCTAGCGAAAGTACTTGATAATGTTTgcttaatatatataagctCTAGaaaggacgaggatgaggatgaggaccTACCCAACTACTATGAGAACTGCACAACAGTATTTTTGCTTAGTTGAAACTTGAACGAGCCCCAGATCCGCAGATCCCTAGAACTCAAACCTACTTAACCAACTCGAAATTCCGCTTATCTCAAATCGCAAAATTAACCAACTTTTATCCAAACTgtgttaatatttatacaactATCGCCAGCTATTTATGCACCTAACCGGAAAGGCGGAAAGGGGAGACAGctctttgccatttttcaaaTCTACAAATTAATCAAGTTTAACGTTTAAAGTTTAATGTTAATGTAAAGTACTATAATAACTCTTTATATACTACTTGTATGGCTGGAACTGTAAGTTTACGATATATTTGAATACCCAAAAGATgaagaaagaaacaaaaacacaacaaaacaaaacaaaaaccaacgCAACAAATGCAAGTggatgaaatcaaattaaaatatatgaaaacaaACTATAACTCTTGTTTAAAATGGGGGGGTTTTTTCACGGTATGTGGCAAgatatatgtaggtataaAGGAAGATCTGCAACCAACAAGCTTtttaagattaaataaaatctaTGAGAACTGAGTTGCACTATTGTGTCCTGTTTGGAAAAGCCAATCCAAACCATTAAAGAGACATCGCAGTTGACCAGCTCAGAAAGTGGGAATCGAATAGCCATGGCCAGTGGGAACTTCAGCTGCTGATTCTCAGCTTCCTCATCCTACTCCTCCTCCCGAGCAGAGGATCCCCGGCTCCAAGTTGTGTTTATTGTTCTTTGCTCGTGTGTGGCATCAGTTTCAGAGGCACGAACTCCAACTCTCCGCGACGACACTGCGTCTGGGGTGGCATCAAGCACTCTGATGGGTCCGAAgccgaatccgaatcggaatccgaGTGGCAGTCTGGTTCTTATTGCGATGCCATGGCCACGGAAGGAAGTGGAGTGCAGAGCGAGTGCCAGCGGCCAAGGGCCACTCCAGAGTctgattgggattgggactcgGATTCGAAAGGGGCACAACTCAGTCTGGCTGGCGTCGTGTTACGGGGCATGGCCATTAGCCATTATCCATTTGCTGCCAGTgggggcaatggcaatggcaatgccaatTTATGCATGTTTGCTTAGCAATAATTGTCAGCGATGTCTAGGGTCGGACTGGCAATTCCCATTCCGGGTCCCGCGTCCAATTCCCAGGGCAAGATTGTCTGTAATTCGAAGCGAACTTACTGGGCAGCCTGCAGAATTCTGAGAACGAGGCGGGCGCGCTCGTAAATTCAAGCCATCCGATCGCAGGCGATTTAGACGGAAAACACAATCTGGCATGGCCCCATGGATCATGGCTTGCGGCTCATTGAGGAAAGCAGTCTGCacatcaacaaaaatattactaCTATTTGATTTTTTGGTTAATGATTCTAAGAGGCAACCAGGCAGCATGTTGTTAAGAATCTATAAGctatatcaaaacaatttgaaaagtgCTATATTCAAACTTGACCTATAGAAACTGCATTTAAGTGGAGGGActattttttcaagtgcataTTACCACGCAGCAGGCACGTGCACTGAATCCCGAAACAAGTCGATTGATCAGGTTGATGCCGCTTCCAATCGCAagtgcctgctgctgctgcctgctgcctgatTGATGTCCGTCCAATGGGCAGCTATTTCTGCAGAAATCTCTGTGCACTTAAACTCGATCTTGGACCACGGTGACATCTGCCTGCCCGGATCGCCTTTGAGCATTTCCGCGTGTCGCTCCTCTGGAGACGCCGGCGACACGTGCTCGCTCCTTATCGGGCGCTAACCTGTCCATATCGGACCAGCTGCCACATAGCCACCTATTCCACTGGGCATCCGCCGATCTGCCGTCGGCCATTCCACAGCCACGATAATGGTGTGGCGCCATGGCGTGAGCCAAATTTGGCATTCGGTGAAATGCTGCTCTTCTGTCGGACGAGTGGCGTTTGCTGCATTCCCCAAGCGGCGGCATTAGACGACGGACCCGTGTTCATAAGTCATAATTTGAAACCCCATCCCCACTGTGGCTGTTAGCCACTTAAAATCCACAATTTATCAATTTCACTGGCAGCACTCGTTGCGATGGGACGATGCGATGTCCGGCGATAAGCCACTGCGAGCAAGGACATTCGAAGCTTAGTTACACAAGCGAAAAAAACCATCTGCTAGTTAAGAAAACTATATAATAAATGTCTAGTTTTCTAAGTAGATATtatttagttaaaaaaaatacatatatgatatGATTGAAAGAACAATTGAGTAATGATGCTCAGTGAGTTTTTCTCTGCGTGCAGTCAGCAGCCAAGGATGCGACTCCAAAGTGTGCATAAGCGAGTGGAAACGCATGAATCACTCGACGGATGCGTGGGAGCATCCATTGTCATCGGTTTTGGCCATTAGCGCATACATCCATATGTCAGCGGCTTCCATGGAGGACCAGTGCTACCCACGCACAACTGACCCAAGGCCTGCACTTCGTCTTTGGGGATTGAGCGGGTGAGTCCTTTGCCCACTGGCTGGGGAGGAGCAAGCAGATGCCATTGCCGGATGTGGGAAACCAAAGCTGTTGACAGAACTGGACAAATGAAgcattatttatgttattgaTACGGCGGCGGAGAGAGTGAGATATATTATCTGGGTGGGTAGGAGCGAAAGGCCAAGAATTTGTAGCATACTCTTTGGCGTTGACCTAAATGACCCACAAACGGGGTGGCCATTCAAAGCGATTCACCAGCGAATTGGGtagagaaatataatattcacATTGGGTATGGatgccaaaaaaaaccgaaactaTGACTAGAGAATTGGAATGAACTGCAAGGTTCTTTATATCAATTAATATaagataattaaataataatagtaaatttgaaactaaataaatgtttggcATATCGCTTGAAATGTTGTTGCTCTGCGGTTTTCGTCTATAAtgaaacaaaatgttgttcCATTTGACACGCTCCGAATGATTTCTTCGAATTGAGTTTATTAGCAAGTAATTTAAAGTGTGGATTAGTCTTCTATTTCGACACGCTCCAGATGAATATAATGACTTAACTGGCAAATCACTTGTTCTATGCCTACAGTTGGAGTGGGCATTCCCCTGCTAGCATGCTGATTAAAATAGTAATAAGCTGTGCAAATTAGTTACCAAGTGCTGACACCTCCCCCACCCAAATCCTCACCCACTCAGCTGTCAATCAGCGTCGAGtgggtaattaaaaaaacgAATGCCTGTGAAGATTAGTTGGCTTACACAAGATGAATGTCTGAATGAATTGTGACTTAATGGTCCATCTAGCACACTGTGTCTCCCGCTCCCCGATTCTAATGGGTTTTGACTGTTTTAATCGGCAATCAAGTATTCAGCGTTGGCTTAAATGGCGATGGCGTGTGTCAGAATGGAAAAGCAAACCCATAAGAATCGAAgcacaattaattaattgcctaGTTATGGcccatttgaataattatgcTCGAGGAGTGCGTACTCAGGACTTTCTAGAGCAAGTTCGGACTTTCTTCCTCCCTTCGTGCGATTCACGCAGTGATTTGCTTTAGCACTTCCACAGACAGAAAGGCGTCGAGAGCAACTTTTGAcgttaattatttatattttttgcagcGGCTTTGGCCAGCCGAAACTGGTTGGCATCCATCAGACTTGGTTACCTTTTTTGGCACATGCCGGGCCGGGACAATGCGGattattgtattattaattgtattaaatGATTTCGCTTGTTCTCCGAGTTACTTGTAGCAATTTATTTGTTCCCAAGCCCCATCGCAATCAGTtgtaattatgcaaaattcacTCGACTCTGGTGTTTTGCTCATGACGGAAGTCGATGCAGTGCCATCGGTATTGAGTATTAATTGCCATTATCTAATCTTGTAATCGGGGGAATCAGGGGACATAATGGCGCAGCGATCTTTGATGCCTGACTTCGGTTGTGGGAACCATGATTGCCTGGTAGCTACTTCTATTGATTCAAAATATGCATGTTGAATATTGAGCAGATGCTATTAACAAATGTTGCCAGTACTATGTAGCGCGGAACATTAGAGGTTCTCGCAACTTAAACCTTTCCACTTGCTACAAGCCATCAATTAGCAGCACACATGCTCACCTTTCTTCTCGAATTTCTCCGCCATAAATCTGTGGAAAGCAGCTTAAATCACGCGTCGCTCTTAAGTGCCGCCTTATCGGGCATAATCGCCGTTGAAATTTGCATACTGAGGCCACTAAATTTAGCCTAATGGGTTCTAGACTGATGGACTGATGGGCGCAGCCTGGTCCGGTACTATTCGGATATATGTGTCAATAAAAGTCGGACAATTAATTGCAGCGCGATTCCCAAGCTTTGGTAGCTggatcaatataaatatagctggagcagatacatatacatatgtatatagaccGCTTAACGATCGAATTAACATCAAACGCGCACATTTTATGGGCTGTCAACCAAACGCTGTTCACATAGATCGGTCGATAGCTCCTAGCTCGTGGCAACAATGAACCCCCATAGACTCTCTCCTaactctttttattttatttgtctaATTTTGGACAATTTTAGAATCACGATTGTTGAAACTCAAGCCGAAGCGGGATGAAATGGAACCGAAAGACTGAGACCGGGAATAAACACTCATCCTCCGCTCGACTGGCCctcaaattaatatttatatttattatcattattttgtGCAAACTTGTTCTTGgccgtttcgtttcgtttcgaaaCGTGTTAGAAAGGCTTGGTCTGTCCAAGTCGGGCTTTGCGAAATGGCATTAGAATCGGCCGGAGAGAGATATATTAAAAGTCGGCTAGCACCCGAGCACTCTTGCTTGGTTTAAGACTTAGTCCCCGATCGCAGTTCTGTGATCATTCAAACGGAAACATCCAATAAAGACGGCCACGGTCTTGGCCACCATCTGATTGAAAGTGCCCAATCCCAAGTGACAGCAGGAGCATACCCATTTAGttgctaatttaatttaattcttgAAAGTGAGCTAGTAAATATGACGCCTTTGCTACGTGGAAGTGTCTTCCTGGCCGTTTTCCAGCTGATTTGCCAGTTGGTCCTGGCAACGGATTATTCCTGGTGTAATCCAGAGTTATGCGGCGGTGGTGTGAAACATATCGCGTGCCGAAATTCTGGAGTAAGTGtgggcaaataaattataaataagtgaAAGGTTATAAAAATTAACAGTCGAAAAGTTATACCTTGAGTACTAATCACATGCGAGTAAGAGATAAAATTGCTGTAAAAAACggcgaaattaaattatatattatagaGTTGAACGTATCTGGTcggttaatttatttatatttaaatttaatcgcCCCTGATCTTTAATCAAATGGCGTAATCTTGTTTTAAGGGGACTcgattcaaattcaaatggatATCATAATTAGAGATCGCCAATTTGATTGTGCCACAAGTCTTGCGAATTTCTACAATAATACTGtctaaagtttttttttattttttgcactaATCAAGACATAGTTTGTGATCCGGGGATTTTTCGAAGAtaactaaatttaaataaatgattagAACTCAAAATTTATAGTCTGAAAGAGATTTATTGGTTTcagatgtatgtatattaattacaAGATACGTTTGCGTTCTTCCCATAGAATTTCCACAGACGCTGCCAGCCAGATGCAGTCCAGGTGGATGTAAGCCGGCACAAGGCGGATTTCCTGCATGGCCACAACAAGAGAAGAAACTTCCTGGCTCTCGGAAAAGTGCCAGGCTATTATCCTGCTGCCCGAATGGCCACAATGGTAGATTCAAGCTCAGTCAGGCAAACATGTTGTGGCACTAACCTCTGATATCCCATATCATCCTTAGGTGTGGGACGACGAGCTGCAGTACCTGTCCATGCTGAACACCCGCACCTGTAAGCTGGACCACGACGATTGCCACAACACCTTTCGGTACGCCAACTCGGGTCAGAATCTGTGTGCCGTGTGGCGTCCAAGAAGTCCCTATGTGAACGTGACCAGTTTGGTGGATGAGTGCCTGGGTCTGTGGTTCAACGAATTCGATCTGATAGACAGCAGCTTCATCGACTCCTTCAAAGTCACCCCAATATTGTGAGTGAAAAGGGCAATGTCCGTGATGTTCTGGGAACTAACAATATGCTTTGAATCAGTGAGGACTATGGTCACTTTGCGGAGATGAGTGTGGACAAGAACTTCGCGGTGGGCTGCTCCATCATGAGATTTACACGGCCCGACTATCCATCCGTGTATATCTACAACTTCATCTGCAATTATGCTTCACTCTACGCCCTGGGAGCTCCAGTTTATGAGACTGGACGTGCAGGCACTCATTGCACCACGGGCAGGAGCCCCTTCTATCCGGGATTATGTTCCACCCGCGAGGTGTACGATCCCAATTGGTAATAGTTCTGCACTCCAGGGGGATTCCCTCCACTCAGGTACAACTGCCAAGAGTATTTAGTAGCCCGTAGCTTTAGATCGAATACAAACCAATAAATGATCGCATCGATTCCAGCCagtttgcataatttatttaaatgcggCGTCATCATCCGGGGGTCCGCCACCGCCGACTTCTGACCCGGCTGGCATTGCATAATCCCAGTTGAGTTATAAACCCACAGGTTGTGCTGTAAGCCAACGGAGCTCgaccaaaat
This sequence is a window from Drosophila teissieri strain GT53w chromosome 2R, Prin_Dtei_1.1, whole genome shotgun sequence. Protein-coding genes within it:
- the LOC122614197 gene encoding antigen 5 like allergen Cul n 1 codes for the protein MTPLLRGSVFLAVFQLICQLVLATDYSWCNPELCGGGVKHIACRNSGNFHRRCQPDAVQVDVSRHKADFLHGHNKRRNFLALGKVPGYYPAARMATMVWDDELQYLSMLNTRTCKLDHDDCHNTFRYANSGQNLCAVWRPRSPYVNVTSLVDECLGLWFNEFDLIDSSFIDSFKVTPIFEDYGHFAEMSVDKNFAVGCSIMRFTRPDYPSVYIYNFICNYASLYALGAPVYETGRAGTHCTTGRSPFYPGLCSTREVYDPNW
- the LOC122612420 gene encoding BMP-binding endothelial regulator protein, coding for MCCQSSGQWKFPAQQPRKSSAPRRRFPGFRLRTQLLILIVVLMALLQGRPVDAGAGDSLSGVRQSCSNEGEEVQLKNQPQIFTCFKCECQNGFVNCRDTCPPVNDCYILDKSNGTCCRRCKGCSFRGMSYESGSEWTDPEDPCKTYKCVATVVTETIQKCYSQCDNNQLQPPRPGECCPTCQGCKINGQTVAEGQEVDASIDDRCLVCQCRGNQLTCSKKTCPVLPCPMSKQIKRPDECCPRCPQNHSFLPVPGKCLFNKSVYPEKTQFMPDRCTNCTCLNGTSVCQRPTCPILECAAEFQEPDGCCPRCAVAEVRSECSLDGVVYQNNETWDMGPCRSCRCNGGTIRCAQMRCPAVKCRANEELKQPPGECCQRCVETAGTCTVFGDPHFRTFDGKFFSFQGSCKYLLASDCLGKTFHIRLTNEGRGTRRASWAKTVTLNLRNLKVNLGQRMRVKVNGTRVTLPFYVTAGGQNVTIERLADGGAVMLRSEMGLTLEWNGAGFLQVSVPAKFKKRLCGLCGNFNGSSRDDLTGKDGRSHGDDEVWHFANSWKVGGPKSCSRKREFLAATPTCDKRKSNFYCHPLSVPALFGECHERLNPENYKAACRMDVCECPSGDCHCDSFAAYAHECRRLGVQLPDWRSATNCPAGWRRNATLSSFKGNQFYGDPSFSRLKGRRQKNHQLRLQLQQEQQQRSKQGQKGRHKPGGHNQLDRQGHNGLDKDQLQKEFILKHVPSSFLYPRAPDRTPPPLH